A single genomic interval of Syntrophaceae bacterium harbors:
- a CDS encoding LysR family transcriptional regulator, with amino-acid sequence MRNVSMQQLDALVHLVEERSFSRAARRMYLSQPSLTKHIRNLEDALGAKVVNRASRAFTLTPEGRVVYDYARRILKLREEAVDRVMRVRAAEEGDIRIAASTIPATYILPYALGGFRTRYPGIRAAVRAADSNDVIEAVLANGAEIGFIGKESANAKLAAEPLWRDRMVLAVPASHPWAKRKSIRLRELEKEPFVIRERGSGTRETFERCLAEAGKTDLSRFSVAAEMGSSEAVKEAVIAGVGISVISFYAIRREVAAGVLAALAIEGCPVERFFHVIHRRHFDLMAHHRIFLDFIRAYRPEPPAKR; translated from the coding sequence ATGAGAAACGTCAGCATGCAGCAGCTCGACGCGTTGGTGCACCTCGTCGAGGAGCGCAGCTTCAGCCGGGCGGCCAGGAGGATGTACCTCTCCCAGCCGTCGCTCACGAAGCACATCCGCAACCTGGAGGACGCCCTGGGGGCGAAGGTGGTCAACCGAGCCAGCCGGGCCTTCACGCTGACGCCCGAGGGGCGCGTCGTCTACGATTACGCACGCCGGATTTTAAAGCTGCGCGAGGAGGCCGTGGACCGGGTGATGCGGGTGCGCGCCGCCGAGGAGGGGGACATCCGGATCGCCGCCAGCACCATCCCGGCCACCTACATCCTGCCCTACGCATTGGGGGGGTTCCGCACAAGGTACCCCGGCATCCGGGCGGCCGTGCGGGCCGCCGACAGCAACGACGTCATCGAGGCGGTCCTGGCAAACGGGGCCGAGATCGGCTTCATCGGCAAGGAATCGGCCAACGCGAAGCTGGCGGCCGAGCCGCTCTGGCGCGACCGGATGGTGCTCGCCGTCCCCGCGTCCCATCCCTGGGCGAAGCGGAAATCCATCCGCCTCCGCGAGCTCGAGAAGGAGCCCTTCGTGATCCGCGAGCGGGGCTCGGGCACCCGAGAAACCTTCGAGCGGTGCCTCGCCGAGGCGGGCAAAACGGACCTGTCCCGCTTTTCCGTCGCCGCCGAGATGGGAAGCTCCGAGGCCGTCAAGGAGGCCGTGATTGCCGGCGTCGGCATCTCCGTGATTTCCTTCTATGCCATCCGCAGGGAGGTCGCCGCGGGTGTCCTCGCCGCGCTTGCGATCGAAGGCTGTCCCGTCGAGCGGTTTTTCCACGTCATTCACCGCAGGCACTTCGACCTGATGGCGCACCACCGGATCTTTCTCGACTTCATCCGGGCCTACCGCCCGGAACCGCCCGCAAAGAGGTAA
- the thrC gene encoding threonine synthase, with product MTKIRYYSTNRRLEGVPGLTPFKGLVSFREALIQGQAPDEGLFMPDPIPALDVRDILARKGKPYVETAFLVAEAFLRDELPREVIRQVVEDSYTFDVPLEPVHGRVTIMRLDRGPTASFKDFAARMMARLMSRLRDRGNRLNVLVATSGDTGSAVGEAFRGVEGIGVYILYPRNEVSGMQKKQLDTIGENVLALSVDGKFDDCQNLVKQAFSDPGLAHLNLTSANSINFGRILPQSIYYVHAYAQLADPGEEIVFSVPSGNFGNALGCEYARRMGLPVRMLVMPTNENDEFPNYLRTGVYQKVSPSRACLSNAMNVGHPSNLARFFELYGGTVDRTGVVHVYPDLAEMRRRIFSVSVSDGETKETIRRVWERHRVLLEPHGAVGWRGLELYLEACGGPVAEPCVCLETAHPAKFPGEIIELLGITPEVPQSMRDLEKRTGEPVELPADYGTLRAFLLDTLKGRD from the coding sequence ATGACGAAAATCCGCTACTACAGCACGAACCGCCGCCTCGAGGGGGTGCCCGGCCTCACGCCGTTCAAGGGGCTGGTCTCGTTCCGCGAGGCCCTGATCCAGGGGCAGGCGCCCGACGAGGGTCTCTTCATGCCCGACCCCATCCCGGCGCTCGACGTCCGGGACATCCTGGCGCGCAAGGGCAAGCCCTACGTGGAAACGGCCTTTCTCGTGGCCGAGGCCTTCCTGAGGGACGAGCTGCCGAGGGAGGTGATCCGGCAGGTCGTGGAGGATTCCTATACCTTCGACGTCCCCCTCGAGCCGGTCCACGGCCGCGTCACCATCATGCGCCTCGACCGGGGCCCGACGGCCTCCTTCAAGGACTTCGCCGCCCGCATGATGGCGAGGCTCATGAGCCGCCTGCGTGACCGCGGCAACAGGCTCAACGTGCTCGTCGCCACCTCGGGCGACACGGGCAGCGCCGTGGGCGAGGCCTTCAGGGGCGTCGAGGGGATCGGTGTCTACATCCTCTACCCGCGCAACGAGGTGAGCGGGATGCAGAAAAAGCAGCTCGACACGATCGGGGAGAACGTCCTCGCCCTCTCGGTGGACGGCAAGTTCGACGACTGCCAGAACCTCGTCAAGCAGGCCTTCTCCGACCCGGGGCTCGCGCACCTGAACCTGACCTCGGCCAACTCCATCAACTTCGGCCGGATCCTGCCGCAGAGCATCTACTACGTCCACGCCTACGCCCAGCTGGCGGACCCGGGCGAGGAGATCGTCTTTTCCGTCCCCTCCGGGAACTTCGGCAACGCCCTGGGCTGCGAGTACGCCCGGCGCATGGGGCTTCCCGTGCGGATGCTCGTCATGCCCACCAACGAGAACGACGAGTTCCCCAACTACCTCCGGACGGGGGTATACCAGAAGGTCTCGCCCTCCCGGGCCTGCCTCTCCAACGCGATGAATGTGGGGCACCCGAGCAACCTCGCCCGGTTCTTCGAGCTCTACGGGGGCACGGTGGACCGCACGGGCGTCGTGCACGTCTACCCCGATCTGGCGGAGATGCGCCGGCGCATCTTCTCCGTGAGCGTCTCCGACGGGGAGACGAAAGAGACCATCCGGCGCGTCTGGGAGCGGCACCGCGTCCTGCTGGAGCCCCACGGGGCCGTGGGATGGAGGGGCCTGGAGCTGTACCTCGAGGCCTGCGGCGGGCCCGTCGCCGAGCCCTGCGTCTGCCTCGAGACGGCACACCCCGCAAAGTTCCCCGGCGAGATTATCGAACTGCTCGGCATCACCCCCGAGGTGCCGCAGAGCATGAGGGACCTCGAGAAACGAACGGGGGAGCCCGTCGAGCTGCCCGCCGACTACGGTACGCTGCGCGCCTTCCTGCTCGACACCCTGAAGGGGAGAGACTGA